CATTGATAACTATTTCACGTGGAGTATCTTCAAATAAAATCTCATATACAGAACATTTTAAAAGTGCTTTCTCTACATTTCCAATTCTTTCAAAACTCCAACCTGTGATATTATCTGAAATAGTTTCTAAAATTTCACTGTTATTTTCAGTAATTCCCTCCATATATTTCTTTATGAAAGCAATTTCATTTTCATTTTTTAGTGCTTCATCTCTAGTTAGATAACTGTCAAATATCTCTTTAGTACTTTCTTCTTTTATTTCTCCTTCAAATACTAATTTAAACAATTCTTCTCTAGCTACTCTTCTACTCATATTTTTCCTTTCTATTCTTTTTTAATTTTTAATCTTCTTTCATCTTTTCCAATATAAATTTTTTAATTTTTTTTGTAATTGTAATATCCCCTAATTTATATCCTATAATACTTAATACGATAATAAACAGTGTTTTTAACATTCCATATTCAACTAGCAATACTCCTATAACAAATCCTAAAAAACATCCTAGATATTTTTTCCAATTATTTATAAGAGCTACTAATAATTTTTCTAATAATTCTCCTAGCACTGTATCACCTCTACTCTTCAGCAGTTGATTCACTGATATTATCTGACTTTAATGAAATTTTAGAAATTTGCACTTCTATTTTTTCAACTTCTAATCCCATTTTTTCAGATAATCTTTGTTTTATCAATTCTTGTATAGAATTAGTTTTGTCAGCTACATTTCCATCAGTTAACATATCAAGTTTTATTTTTATACTAAATTTTCTACCTTTTTTTCCAGTGATAACTTTTATATTATTTATCTCTCTATCTTTAGATAATAACTCTTTAATAAAACTAATTACTGAATTAGCTGATATAGTTACCTTACCATTTTCAGTTTTTATCTCATAATCTCCTGTTTTTTCAAACAGTGAACATAATTTTAAAATTGATAATAGGAAATAAGCTACACAAACTATTACTATTACAACATTTGTTTTAATAGAATCAAGCGGATTAAATTTCACTATCACACTAGGCATCACAGTACATACAATACCAGTTATTGATAAGATGAAGATTCCTACCCAACCTAGAAAAAAAAGGAATTTATTTATCATAATAATCCCACCTTTAATAAAATTTAGAGGCGTTGTTCAGACGCCTCTTTAATATTATAATCCTTCTTGTATGTCTTCAACTTCTTCAGTAGTTTCTTCAGATATTATTTTAACATCTTGAACATATACATTTACTTCTACAACTTTTAATCCACTTAATTCAGAAACTGCTTTTAAAACAGCTTTTTGAACTTCATGAGCTACTTCAGAGATTGGATATCCATATTCTACGATTATAAATATTTCGATGCTACACTCTTTTTCTCCTACTTCTACTTTTACCCCATTAGTTGGTCTTTTCTTTCCTAGGATTTTACTTACTTCATCTACCATTCCACCAGCAAGTTTATATACACCTTCTACATCACTTGCAGCTTTAGCAGCTATTGTTTTTACTACGTCATCTGAAATTCTTATATTTCCTAATTCGTTCATTGAAAACACCTCCAAGTTTTATGTAACACTATTATATCTAATTTTCTTAAAAAAAACTACTATTTAATTGATTTTTAATTATTTTTTTTAGAAAAATTTTCTTCTATGAAGTTTGTTGAAGTTTTTCCTGCTAAGTATAGCTCATTTTCAAATACTTCTTTGTGGAATGGAATTGTTGTTTCTATTCCCTCAATTATATATTCATCAAGAGCTCTTTTCATCTTAGCTATTGCTTCCTCTCTATTAATTCCAAAGGCAATTAATTTTCCTATCATAGAATCATAGTAAGGACTTATCTCATATCCTTGATATGAGTGTGAATCTACTCTTATACCATTTCCACCAGGAACTATATATTTTTGTAATACTCCTGGAGATGGTAAAAAATCATTTTCTGGATCTTCAGCATTTATTCTACACTCAATAGCATGTCCAAATAAAACAACATCATCTTGAGTTATATTTAGTTTGTCTCCTGCTGCAACTTTTATTTGAAGTTTTATAATATCAAGCCCTGTTACCATCTCTGTTACAGTATGTTCAACTTGAACTCTTGTATTCATTTCCATAAAGAAGAAGTCATTATTTTTATCAACTAAAAACTCTAATGTTCCTGCTGAGTCATAGTTTATAGCTTTAGCCAATGTTACAGCTGCCTCTCCCATTGCCTTTCTAATATTGTATGGTAGTGAGAATGATGGAGCTTCTTCAATAAGTTTTTGATGTCTTCTTTGAATAGAACAATCTCTCTCTCCAAGATAGATTACATTTCCATGTTTATCTCCCATAATTTGTATCTCTATATGTCTTGGATCTTCAACAAATTTTTCTATATATACATCTGGGTTTCCAAAAGCTGATTCTGCCTCATTTTGAGCAGCTACTATATTAGCAGCAAGTTCCTCATCATTTCTAGCAATTCTCATACCCTTTCCTCCACCACCAGCAGTGGCTTTAATCATTACTGGGTATTTTATTCTTTCATTTACCTCTTTTTTAGCTTCTTCTACACTTTTGATTATTCCAGTTCCATTTGTTACTGGAACATTATTAGCTATTGCTGTTGCTCTAGCTGTTGCCTTATCTCCCATTTTTATAATACACTCTGGTCTAGGTCCAATAAATGCTATATTGTGCATTTCACAGATCTTTCCAAATCTAGCATTTTCAGATAAAAATCCATATCCTGGGTGAATTGCATCTGCTCCTGTAATTTCTGCTGCTGCTATGATATTAGGAATTTTTAAATATGATTCTGTACTTGAAATTCCTCCTATACAAACTGCTTCATCAGCTAACATTACATGTAAACTCTCTTTATCTGCCTCAGAATATACAGCAACTGTTTTTATTCCTAATTCTTTAGCTGCTCTAATTATTCTAACAGCTATCTCCCCTCTATTGGCTATAAGTATCTTTTTAAACATAACTTTTCCTCCTGGTAATCCAAATAGTTTAGATCATTATATTCTGATTTTTAATAATGGTCTTCCATAGTCTACTGGATTGCCATTTTCAATATATATTTCTTCTATTACTCCTGAAAAATTAGAACAGATAGTTGTATTTACTCCTATTGTAGTAATATATCCTATCTCTTGTCCTGATTTTATCTTTTGTCCAACTTCTATTATTGGAGTTCCATCTTTTTTCATATAGAAATATCTTCCAATATGGTCAGATAATACTTCTTTATACTTTATAGTTTCCTTAGTTTCTACAGGTTTTTGATCTCTTTTTATCTCTTTTTTTACTTCAGTAGTTGCTGTTCCTTTTATTGTCACTTTAAAATTTGTGTCTTCATATGAAACTTCAGTTAATTTTTGTTCATGTAAAACTTTCATTAACTCTTCTATAGTTTTTATATCAGCCTTCATAATCCCTCCTCATTTTTATATATTTTACCACTACAATTACTTTATTTCAACAAAATTACATTCTACTACTTTATAGTGATCTTGTCTACCCCTATCAATTCTATTATCTCATCTATAAATAATTTCGAAGGTAACACCTTGTATTTAGTAGATTTTACCTCTTTAGTAGTTTTTGTCTTGATAGCAAAGCTCAATTTTGTATCACCTAGATAGGATAAAATTATCTGTTTTAATCTACTAAATTTTTCTTTATCCTCCTCAGTAATTAAAATATATACAGTAAATCTTTTGTCATAGCATAGTTCATTTAAGAATCTTATATTTTTTACAATAACTTTTTTTGTTTCACTACCTTTGAAATAATCTGTCTGTATACTTCCCTCAATATATACAGCTTTTCCTTCAACAAAAATATGAGCATTTTCTGCATAATCCCTTGGAAATACTACACAACTAATCTTATCATAATAATCCTCTAGCTCAAATAAGCACATTACCTGTCCTGTTTTTTTAGTCACAACCTTCTTTATATCCCTAATTATTCCATATGTTTTAAAAATACGAGGACTTTTCTCCTCTTTAATATCTGCTATTTTATTTAATCTATACACATCTATTATATTTCTATAATTATCTAAAGGGTGAGCACTAAAATAGAAACCTAAATACTCTTTCTCTTTAGTTAATAGCTCCTCTATTGTATATTCAGCCATTTGTGGCAGCATAAATGCTCCTAAAATAGATTTAGCCTCTCCAAAAAGGTTCATCTGCTGAATATCATCCTCTTTCAATTTTCTATTAGCATAATCTAAAACTTTATCCACTGATTC
The Fusobacterium varium genome window above contains:
- a CDS encoding DUF2273 domain-containing protein, with product MLGELLEKLLVALINNWKKYLGCFLGFVIGVLLVEYGMLKTLFIIVLSIIGYKLGDITITKKIKKFILEKMKED
- the nusB gene encoding transcription antitermination factor NusB, coding for MSRRVAREELFKLVFEGEIKEESTKEIFDSYLTRDEALKNENEIAFIKKYMEGITENNSEILETISDNITGWSFERIGNVEKALLKCSVYEILFEDTPREIVINEVVELAKVYGDEKTSEFINGVLAKIVNR
- the amaP gene encoding alkaline shock response membrane anchor protein AmaP, giving the protein MINKFLFFLGWVGIFILSITGIVCTVMPSVIVKFNPLDSIKTNVVIVIVCVAYFLLSILKLCSLFEKTGDYEIKTENGKVTISANSVISFIKELLSKDREINNIKVITGKKGRKFSIKIKLDMLTDGNVADKTNSIQELIKQRLSEKMGLEVEKIEVQISKISLKSDNISESTAEE
- a CDS encoding Asp23/Gls24 family envelope stress response protein, giving the protein MNELGNIRISDDVVKTIAAKAASDVEGVYKLAGGMVDEVSKILGKKRPTNGVKVEVGEKECSIEIFIIVEYGYPISEVAHEVQKAVLKAVSELSGLKVVEVNVYVQDVKIISEETTEEVEDIQEGL
- the accC gene encoding acetyl-CoA carboxylase biotin carboxylase subunit; amino-acid sequence: MFKKILIANRGEIAVRIIRAAKELGIKTVAVYSEADKESLHVMLADEAVCIGGISSTESYLKIPNIIAAAEITGADAIHPGYGFLSENARFGKICEMHNIAFIGPRPECIIKMGDKATARATAIANNVPVTNGTGIIKSVEEAKKEVNERIKYPVMIKATAGGGGKGMRIARNDEELAANIVAAQNEAESAFGNPDVYIEKFVEDPRHIEIQIMGDKHGNVIYLGERDCSIQRRHQKLIEEAPSFSLPYNIRKAMGEAAVTLAKAINYDSAGTLEFLVDKNNDFFFMEMNTRVQVEHTVTEMVTGLDIIKLQIKVAAGDKLNITQDDVVLFGHAIECRINAEDPENDFLPSPGVLQKYIVPGGNGIRVDSHSYQGYEISPYYDSMIGKLIAFGINREEAIAKMKRALDEYIIEGIETTIPFHKEVFENELYLAGKTSTNFIEENFSKKNN